The following are encoded together in the Paraburkholderia sp. BL10I2N1 genome:
- a CDS encoding DeoR/GlpR family DNA-binding transcription regulator, translating to MFSTQRQAEIMRIVRAKQTCTINELADTFAVSDETIRRTIKPLIGDGLLVKVHGGIMLPDHLDEPPFRRRMKESREGKQVIAARVGAMVQDGDSLILDGGTTCVHIAQALCARSRLTVVTNSAEIARTLAPRNENRVFMTGGELRPDDSSAFGENVLTFIRQFHVRYAIVSVTAVDNQGHFMDSLPWDAAFAQAAFAQAEERVIAADHSKFGHSALIRAFNVDEIDQLITDEPPPPVPAQVFAAAGLKVSVGALAQAGSREPEGVTA from the coding sequence ATGTTCTCCACGCAACGGCAGGCTGAAATCATGCGCATCGTGCGTGCAAAACAGACCTGCACGATCAATGAGCTCGCCGACACCTTCGCGGTATCCGATGAAACCATTCGTCGCACCATCAAGCCGCTAATCGGCGACGGTCTGCTGGTGAAGGTCCACGGCGGCATCATGCTGCCGGATCATCTCGACGAGCCGCCATTTCGGCGCCGGATGAAGGAAAGCAGGGAGGGCAAGCAGGTGATCGCGGCGCGCGTCGGCGCGATGGTGCAGGACGGAGACTCCCTGATCCTCGACGGCGGCACGACTTGCGTTCATATCGCGCAGGCGCTGTGTGCGCGCTCCCGCCTGACGGTCGTGACGAACTCCGCCGAGATCGCCCGCACGCTCGCGCCGCGCAACGAGAACCGCGTGTTCATGACAGGCGGCGAACTGCGTCCCGACGACTCGTCGGCCTTTGGGGAAAACGTGCTGACGTTCATCCGGCAGTTTCACGTTCGCTACGCGATCGTCTCCGTAACTGCGGTCGACAACCAGGGGCATTTCATGGATTCGCTGCCGTGGGACGCTGCTTTTGCGCAGGCTGCTTTCGCACAGGCCGAAGAGCGCGTGATAGCCGCCGATCACAGCAAGTTCGGCCACAGCGCGCTAATCCGCGCCTTCAATGTCGACGAGATCGACCAGTTGATCACGGACGAGCCGCCGCCCCCGGTGCCTGCTCAGGTGTTTGCGGCGGCAGGCCTGAAAGTGAGCGTCGGTGCGCTGGCGCAAGCCGGA